A DNA window from Cydia pomonella isolate Wapato2018A chromosome 18, ilCydPomo1, whole genome shotgun sequence contains the following coding sequences:
- the LOC133527961 gene encoding nose resistant to fluoxetine protein 6-like → MDQDKMKILLILFFVQQSSAVIFHLNLTEYSRMPDLYLMDDYDTCLAEPDSVYCAITADLYSTTDSELMQMIQEYSEHKVKHYNHTVAHRALCVKTTCKDYLQNRALEVEADLRSVLEECVNNSMWNGYKLNARLSHINYCKKHGEKRPYSAGDYIVGAVYALLIFLNAIGTFYDVQNGDKAGNPLLLAFSMRRNWTKLMAPSGKGPEPRLNRLQVFNGIRTLTTFCVYFSHTYTLFAYSYLKNPYDVEIAYDDPVRYIMFNGWLVTYTFFVMSGFMVAFNFEIHAEKHPVSLWDWPRSMLLRWLRLTPTYALLLFTVMTLNRHFGDGPQWDLLVTSEADECNRYWWTNLLYINNYIYDNSNCFLQCWYLAADTQLFGLGLLLCILFRKPRAQIIVLAAMLTGALAVPAAHVYYQGVDAVVYQSPENYRTVYQHDDTFRLIYVRAHTILSTYLLGIAGGLLTYHWLENEKNISARMRKYTWILWLSVPFAVSTILSGGMFYMDHFEPSTLVKVLYASVHKPLFQFCMLIIIIGCIFKVETVYRGILEWRGFTLTARLSYAGYLLHMMVLRGFLGSQRLPVYMSDYNIATILSATIFICLCVGALLFVMVESPLATLVKTISTPSRRKLQAATGDDIKAPTEDVTKV, encoded by the exons ATGGATCAGGACAAAATGAAGATACtgctgattttattttttgttcagCAATCATCTGCAGTAATTTTCCACTTAAATC TGACAGAATACAGCAGGATGCCTGATTTGTATCTTATGGACGACTACGACACCTGTCTCGCTGAGCCGGACAGTGTCTACTGCGCCATCACCGCCGACTTGTATTCCACGACCGACTCCGAGCTCATGCAAATGATTCAG GAATATTCGGAACACAAAGTAAAGCACTACAACCACACAGTGGCACACAGGGCTCTGTGCGTTAAAACAACTTGCAAGGATTACTTGCAAAACAGGGCTTTAGAAGTCGAAGCGGATCTGAGGTCTGTCTTGGAAGAATGTGTTAACAACAGCATGTGGAATGGATACAAACTGAACGCcag GTTATCACACATTAATTACTGCAAGAAACACGGAGAAAAAAGGCCATACAGTGCTGGAGACTATATAGTTGGAGCAGTTTATGCTCTCCTGATCTTTCTGAATGCAATCGGGACCTTTTACGACGTTCAAAACGGCGATAAAGCAG GTAATCCCCTGTTACTGGCATTTTCCATGCGTAGAAACTGGACCAAGCTAATGGCGCCCAGTGGCAAAGGACCCGAGCCGAGACTCAATAGACTACAAGTCTTCAATGGGATCAG AACTTTGACGACGTTCTGCGTGTATTTTTCGCATACGTATACGCTGTTTGCTTACTCGTACCTCAAGAATCCTTATGACGTCGAAATA GCGTATGATGATCCTGTGAGATACATCATGTTCAACGGCTGGCTAGTAACTTACACGTTCTTCGTTATGTCAGGGTTTATGGTGGCGTTCAACTTCGAGATCCATGCCGAAAAGCACCCTGTGAGCCTATGGGACTGGCCCAGGAGTATGCTCTTGCGATGGCTGAG ATTGACTCCTACATATGCCCTGTTGTTGTTCACGGTGATGACGCTGAATCGGCACTTTGGCGACGGTCCTCAGTGGGACCTGCTGGTGACCAGTGAGGCAGACGAATGCAACCGGTACTGGTGGACCAACTTGCTCTATATCAACAACTACATCTACGACAACTCGAACTGCTTTCTACAGTGTTG GTACCTAGCAGCGGACACGCAGCTCTTCGGGCTGGGGCTACTCTTATGCATCCTGTTCCGAAAGCCGCGTGCACAGATCATCGTGCTGGCCGCCATGCTGACCGGCGCACTGGCCGTCCCCGCCGCGCATGTATACTACCAGGGCGTAGACGCTGTGGTGTACCAGTCTCCTGA AAATTACCGTACTGTATACCAACACGACGACACATTCCGTCTCATCTACGTGCGCGCACACACCATATTGTCGACGTACTTGCTGGGCATCGCCGGCGGGCTGCTGACTTACCACTGGCTTGAGAACGAAAAGAACATTTCTGCGAGAATGCGG aaatacACCTGGATCCTGTGGCTTTCAGTGCCGTTCGCCGTGAGCACCATCTTGTCCGGAGGCATGTTCTACATGGACCACTTCGAACCCTCGACTCTCGTAAAAGTGCTTTATGCTAGCGTCCACAAACCCCTCTTCCAATTCTGCATGCTCATTATTATCATTGGCTGCATCTTTAAAGTTGAGA CTGTGTACCGCGGCATCCTAGAGTGGCGTGGCTTCACTTTGACTGCACGCCTGTCATACGCCGGCTACCTGCTGCATATGATGGTCTTACGTGGCTTCTTGGGCTCGCAGCGGCTGCCAGTGTACATGTCCGACTACAACATA GCAACGATCCTGTCAGCCACCATCTTCATCTGTTTATGCGTGGGGGCGTTGTTATTCGTGATGGTGGAATCTCCTCTAGCTACGCTCGTTAAGACGATATCAACACCATCAAGAAGGAAACTACAAGCAGCAACTGGAGATGACATCAAAGCTCCCACTGAAGATGTTACCAAAGTTTAA